A section of the Lujinxingia sediminis genome encodes:
- a CDS encoding mechanosensitive ion channel family protein — MDNLPFKDWFAAFDPSALYALGFGLGALLLALAIVTLITRRIALPALLSFARKSSIAWDDILVEQKVLHRLAALPSLLTLQLGITWVPHLSASLSEAIRLICLCAVIVVIARSISALLSTFNELHRRFSVNRDRPIKGYLQVVQVLVYCVAGILIVSFLLDRSPLILLSGLGAMTAVILLVFRDSLLSLVAGIQLTQNDLLRVGDWIEMPQFNADGDVTDIALNVVTVQNWDRTLTIIPTHKFLEHSFKNWRGMQLSGGRRIMRAIHLDLGSVRFLSEEDITGLRTIRVLRPYLDQKLKELRDHNETTLSEEFATEGINRRRLTNIGTLRAYIGLYLREHPGIHKDMTFMVRQLEPTSQGLPLQIYVFTNTTVWTEYEAIQGDVFDHILASLPRFGLRAFQAPSGADISRTTEALQPLRQLPAPETPRESAPASP, encoded by the coding sequence ATGGACAACCTCCCCTTTAAAGACTGGTTTGCGGCCTTCGATCCTTCGGCGCTCTACGCGCTGGGCTTCGGGCTTGGCGCGCTTCTTCTGGCGCTGGCCATCGTCACGCTCATCACGCGTCGCATCGCGCTTCCGGCGCTGCTCAGCTTTGCCCGAAAAAGCTCCATCGCCTGGGATGACATCCTGGTGGAGCAGAAGGTCTTGCACCGTCTGGCGGCGCTCCCCTCGCTGCTCACCCTGCAGCTGGGCATCACCTGGGTGCCGCATCTTTCGGCGAGTTTGAGCGAGGCGATTCGGCTGATCTGTCTGTGCGCGGTGATTGTGGTCATCGCCCGCAGCATCAGCGCGCTGCTCTCGACCTTTAACGAGCTGCATCGGCGCTTCTCGGTCAACCGTGATCGCCCCATCAAAGGCTATCTGCAGGTGGTGCAGGTGCTCGTCTACTGCGTGGCGGGCATCCTCATTGTCTCCTTTCTGCTCGACCGCTCCCCGCTGATCCTTTTGAGCGGTCTGGGCGCGATGACCGCGGTGATCTTGCTGGTCTTCCGCGACAGCCTCTTAAGCCTGGTGGCGGGCATTCAGCTCACCCAGAACGATCTTCTGCGCGTGGGGGACTGGATCGAGATGCCCCAGTTCAACGCCGACGGCGACGTCACCGACATCGCGCTCAACGTGGTCACCGTGCAGAACTGGGACCGCACCCTGACGATCATTCCCACCCATAAGTTTCTGGAGCACTCCTTTAAAAACTGGCGAGGCATGCAACTGAGCGGCGGTCGACGCATCATGCGTGCGATCCATCTGGACCTGGGCTCGGTGCGCTTTTTGAGTGAGGAAGACATCACCGGGCTGCGCACCATCCGGGTGCTTCGGCCCTACCTGGATCAAAAACTCAAAGAGCTCCGCGACCATAACGAAACGACGCTCTCCGAAGAGTTTGCCACCGAGGGCATCAACCGGCGTCGACTCACCAACATCGGCACTCTGCGGGCCTACATCGGGCTGTACCTGCGCGAGCATCCGGGCATTCATAAAGACATGACCTTCATGGTCCGCCAGCTTGAGCCCACCTCCCAGGGGCTGCCCCTGCAGATCTACGTCTTTACCAACACCACCGTGTGGACGGAGTACGAGGCGATCCAGGGCGATGTGTTCGACCATATCCTGGCGTCGCTTCCCCGCTTCGGGTTGCGGGCGTTTCAGGCCCCCTCGGGCGCCGATATCAGCCGCACCACCGAGGCGCTCCAGCCTCTGCGTCAGCTCCCCGCCCCGGAGACACCCCGCGAAAGCGCTCCGGCCTCCCCTTAA